A segment of the Sphingobacterium oryzagri genome:
TATTGCTGTTGCCATCCCATAAAATGCTTCCTATGTCTAGATATCAAAGTGGCGCCCTAATTGACAAATGTTGGATCAAAACTATTTTGTAAAACCACCGTTCGATAGTTAAAAGGTATACCGGATGTTTGGTTGTAAGAAGTAAGCAACTTAAATTTCACGATACAGCAACCGATCAGATCGAGAGCGTCACATCATCATAAAATACAGCTATGGAAATGGAATATGAAACCACCAACTATAAAGAAGCTGTCTCCAGTTGCAGCAAACTACTTGCCGAACGAAACCTTACTATCGCTTTTGCAGAAAGTGCTACCGCAGGTAAGCTTGCCTATGAGTTTTCGCTGACCGCCTATTCCGGAGCCATTCTAAAAGGCGCAATTGTATGCTATAATGCGTGCGTCAAGGAAGATATGTTAGGTATTTCAAGGGAAACCATTGCAAAGTATACACCAGAGTCGGCAGAAGTCACCAGGGAAATGTGCTGTTCATTACAGCGTAAAATGCCATCCGAAGTAAGTGTTGCTGTCACTGGCTTAACAGCTCCCGGAGGAAGCGAAAGTACGCATAAGCCAGTGGGAACAATGTTTTACTGTATCATGTACAACCAAACGTTACATGAACGACACATTCTACTTGAAGGTAATCCTTCGGATATAGTAGACCAAT
Coding sequences within it:
- a CDS encoding CinA family protein translates to MEMEYETTNYKEAVSSCSKLLAERNLTIAFAESATAGKLAYEFSLTAYSGAILKGAIVCYNACVKEDMLGISRETIAKYTPESAEVTREMCCSLQRKMPSEVSVAVTGLTAPGGSESTHKPVGTMFYCIMYNQTLHERHILLEGNPSDIVDQSIAAISRTLCAVLDPKW